The following coding sequences lie in one Candidatus Binataceae bacterium genomic window:
- a CDS encoding SUMF1/EgtB/PvdO family nonheme iron enzyme: protein MGCVLFVRQLRSGATFLDCAECPEMVVIPAGSFVMGDSFYGHPQHLVRIRRPFAVARDMITLDEFAEFVAQSGYSEDTAWQVAGSSRNGRDPVVSVNWDDAQAYVKWLSEKAQHQYRLLSESEFEYAERAGSRTALWWGDEAAPVCLY, encoded by the coding sequence ATGGGGTGCGTGCTCTTCGTCCGACAATTGCGGTCAGGCGCGACCTTTCTCGACTGCGCTGAATGCCCGGAGATGGTCGTGATACCCGCCGGAAGCTTCGTCATGGGCGACAGCTTCTATGGCCATCCGCAACATTTAGTCAGGATTCGCCGACCATTTGCGGTGGCGAGAGACATGATCACGCTCGATGAGTTTGCGGAGTTCGTGGCCCAGAGTGGGTATTCCGAAGATACCGCGTGGCAGGTCGCCGGCTCCAGCCGAAATGGCCGCGATCCCGTAGTAAGTGTGAACTGGGACGATGCGCAGGCGTACGTGAAATGGTTGAGCGAAAAGGCCCAGCATCAGTATCGGCTCCTATCCGAGTCCGAATTCGAATACGCCGAGCGGGCGGGTTCAAGGACCGCTCTCTGGTGGGGTGACGAAGCTGCGCCTGTGTGCCTGTACTAA
- a CDS encoding radical SAM protein, whose product MAPTAIPCRRDRGRFLVELIKPSHYDDDGYVIQWWRGFVPSNSLSSIYGLVEDARAREILGAGVALEIQAYDETNQKVPVRSIIRRFARNSNRGIVLLVGVQTNQFARAVDIGRDLRDAGIQVAIGGFHVSGCVAMLPEMPPEIKEALALGITLFAGEGEGRLEEVLAAAYENRLQPLYDFMNDLPAVESQPLPFLPLKYVKRYAGALGCFDAGRGCPFSCSFCTIINVQGRKSRHRSADDIEHLIRAHAAQGVRSFFITDDNFARNRNWEAILDRIIVLKRRDRLKVNIIMQVDTLCHKIPNFVEKAARAGCKKVFIGLENINPASLKGASKGQNRITEYRKMLQAWRRAKVLTYAGYILGFPSDTPETIARDIRIIQRELPIDIMEFFMLTPLPGSKDHQQMYLRGERMEADTNKYDVEHATTDHPRMKAAEWEDIYQRAWHLYYSPEHIETLIKRAVASGIRTKRMTSMIFYFYASHAYERVHPLQGGILRRKRRSQRRPGFPRENVIRFFARRAREMATTYLPALWFLWRLERLRRKIEKDPASKNYTDVALRPVSDGEFDDDFELYQATDAARHAADLARSRAMALRQA is encoded by the coding sequence GTGGCACCAACGGCGATTCCCTGCAGGCGCGACCGCGGCAGATTTCTGGTCGAGTTGATCAAGCCGTCGCACTACGACGACGACGGCTACGTAATCCAATGGTGGCGCGGGTTCGTACCGTCGAATTCGTTGTCGAGCATTTACGGGCTGGTCGAAGACGCACGTGCTCGGGAGATCCTTGGGGCGGGCGTGGCTCTTGAGATTCAAGCGTACGACGAAACCAACCAGAAAGTTCCGGTGCGGTCCATCATCCGAAGGTTCGCGCGCAACTCGAACCGAGGCATTGTGCTGCTGGTTGGCGTCCAGACCAACCAGTTCGCGCGGGCAGTTGATATTGGCCGGGACCTGCGCGACGCGGGGATCCAGGTTGCGATCGGAGGCTTTCACGTTAGCGGCTGCGTCGCGATGCTTCCCGAGATGCCGCCAGAGATAAAAGAAGCCCTCGCGCTCGGAATCACCTTGTTCGCGGGAGAGGGAGAGGGCCGGCTGGAAGAAGTGCTGGCAGCGGCCTACGAGAATCGCCTGCAGCCACTCTACGATTTCATGAACGATTTGCCGGCAGTCGAAAGCCAGCCGCTGCCGTTCCTTCCGCTCAAATACGTCAAACGATACGCCGGAGCGCTCGGATGCTTCGACGCGGGGCGCGGATGTCCTTTTAGTTGCAGCTTTTGCACCATCATCAATGTTCAGGGGCGCAAGTCGCGACATCGCAGCGCCGACGACATTGAGCATCTGATTCGTGCGCATGCAGCGCAGGGTGTCCGGAGCTTCTTCATCACCGACGACAACTTTGCCCGGAATAGGAACTGGGAGGCGATTCTCGACCGCATTATCGTGCTGAAGCGCCGCGACCGGCTGAAAGTGAATATCATCATGCAGGTCGACACACTGTGTCACAAAATTCCCAACTTCGTAGAGAAGGCGGCGCGCGCGGGATGCAAAAAAGTCTTCATTGGGCTGGAGAATATCAATCCTGCCAGCCTGAAAGGTGCATCGAAGGGTCAGAACCGAATAACCGAGTACAGGAAGATGCTGCAGGCGTGGAGGCGCGCCAAGGTGTTGACCTACGCGGGGTATATCCTCGGGTTTCCATCCGACACCCCGGAGACTATCGCTCGCGACATCCGCATCATTCAGCGCGAGCTTCCAATCGACATAATGGAATTCTTCATGCTGACTCCGCTGCCGGGCTCGAAAGATCATCAGCAGATGTATCTGCGCGGCGAGCGTATGGAAGCTGATACGAACAAGTACGACGTCGAACACGCAACGACAGATCATCCCCGCATGAAGGCGGCCGAATGGGAGGATATCTACCAGCGCGCATGGCACTTGTACTATTCACCCGAGCATATCGAGACGCTCATCAAGCGCGCGGTCGCCAGCGGCATTCGCACCAAACGCATGACGTCGATGATCTTCTATTTCTACGCAAGCCACGCCTACGAGCGGGTTCATCCGCTGCAGGGGGGTATCCTCCGGCGCAAACGGCGCAGCCAGCGCCGTCCCGGATTCCCCCGCGAGAATGTAATCCGGTTTTTTGCGCGCCGTGCGCGGGAGATGGCGACGACTTATCTGCCAGCCCTCTGGTTCCTGTGGCGGCTGGAGCGGTTGCGCCGCAAGATCGAAAAAGATCCCGCATCGAAGAATTATACGGACGTAGCGCTACGCCCTGTAAGTGACGGGGAATTTGACGACGATTTCGAGCTCTATCAAGCGACCGACGCGGCCCGCCACGCAGCTGATCTGGCGCGATCGCGCGCTATGGCGTTGCGGCAGGCCTAA
- a CDS encoding TetR/AcrR family transcriptional regulator, translating into MGRATALGEASANRGDAILREALRLFAQRGLHATSMRDIARAVRLTEGTLYHYHDSKAAIVAAIVEENFFKAGELATALARRAGCSLSEQLITVAESFYVVLSENRAATAFFLSEASRLSPDASTTKIRKRFGALFGERVERLAKHLANLKPAGDPRLLAAHFFDSLGSFWILEAIVAKSPPSEARWRTYATSIAQLIAASCAQSGRVSHCSVKPTTGKSQWQTKSKR; encoded by the coding sequence ATGGGACGTGCTACCGCATTGGGCGAGGCTTCCGCGAACCGGGGCGATGCTATTCTGCGCGAGGCCCTGCGTTTGTTTGCTCAGCGCGGGCTCCACGCTACCTCGATGCGAGATATCGCGCGGGCGGTCCGGCTAACCGAGGGTACGCTCTACCACTATCACGACAGCAAGGCTGCGATCGTCGCCGCGATTGTGGAGGAAAACTTCTTTAAGGCCGGGGAGCTCGCCACGGCCCTCGCAAGACGAGCCGGGTGCTCGTTGTCAGAGCAACTGATCACAGTGGCTGAAAGCTTCTATGTGGTGCTAAGTGAAAATCGCGCCGCGACCGCGTTTTTCCTGAGCGAGGCCTCTCGCCTATCGCCGGACGCGTCGACGACGAAGATCAGAAAACGCTTTGGTGCTTTATTTGGCGAACGGGTTGAGCGGCTTGCCAAACACTTGGCGAACCTGAAGCCCGCTGGCGATCCTCGCCTCCTGGCGGCGCACTTCTTTGATTCGCTCGGATCTTTTTGGATTCTAGAGGCTATCGTGGCCAAGAGCCCTCCATCAGAGGCGAGGTGGCGGACCTACGCGACATCGATCGCTCAGTTGATTGCGGCAAGCTGTGCACAGTCCGGGAGAGTTAGTCACTGCTCCGTGAAACCGACGACGGGTAAGTCACAATGGCAAACCAAATCGAAACGGTGA
- a CDS encoding FAD-dependent monooxygenase, producing the protein MANQIETVNETSVFIVGGGPVGLAMALLFGRFGIDCVVAEKSPTTTDHPKSRGCLVRTMELFRQWGIEAAIRARGLPDNSDVFAFVESVNGKEYGRTRPEPDLGQTPAWKCIVAQDAVETEILNALKSSRRARVLFSTEAGLLSEDCDRVNVKTRSLETDKETKWSASYLIAADGAASQIRRDAGIEMVGPATLAVMANEYWRGDLSRFESARRTTAFFITSMEPGSLPSTILNTNGRDRWLTLFSLGSDEGARPRDDRQLAEFIRRQTGVADLKVELISRSVWRMSRQVAAQFKRGRIFLVGDAAHRFPPTGGFGLNTGVQDAHNLAWKIAFVLKGLASGNLLETYNAERKPVAESNADFSLGNSVRFPLVAEAIRSGNADQIAFRINDVDNHLHSIGQALGFTYEDGAVIPDGTAPTAHDTRYYRPTDRPGARFPHMWLDLTRQTSTLDWFDQQFVVVAGPMGNEWKEAGKRVSERIHLPLGLHTLPSANPEDGFQVGLRGAVLVRPDGHVAWRMPWLPTDPDRELTQALARLLR; encoded by the coding sequence ATGGCAAACCAAATCGAAACGGTGAATGAGACTTCGGTGTTTATCGTCGGCGGTGGGCCGGTCGGTCTCGCGATGGCGCTGCTGTTCGGTCGCTTTGGAATAGATTGCGTGGTTGCTGAGAAGAGTCCCACCACTACCGATCATCCAAAATCGCGCGGCTGCCTGGTTCGTACCATGGAGTTGTTTCGTCAGTGGGGGATCGAGGCGGCCATTCGCGCGCGCGGTCTACCGGACAACTCCGACGTGTTTGCCTTCGTAGAAAGCGTCAACGGCAAGGAGTATGGACGCACGCGGCCTGAGCCAGATTTGGGACAGACACCGGCCTGGAAATGTATCGTCGCACAGGATGCGGTCGAGACGGAAATACTGAATGCGTTGAAATCTTCGCGACGCGCGCGAGTACTATTCTCAACCGAAGCCGGGTTGCTCTCGGAAGACTGCGATCGGGTGAATGTAAAAACTCGCTCACTCGAAACCGACAAGGAAACGAAATGGTCGGCAAGCTACCTGATCGCGGCGGACGGAGCGGCCAGCCAGATCCGGCGCGACGCCGGAATCGAGATGGTTGGTCCCGCAACCCTTGCCGTAATGGCTAATGAGTACTGGCGTGGCGACCTTTCGCGCTTTGAATCGGCGCGGAGAACGACGGCGTTCTTCATCACTTCGATGGAGCCAGGCTCGCTTCCATCTACTATTCTCAACACCAACGGGCGCGACCGGTGGTTGACACTCTTTTCTCTGGGTTCAGATGAAGGTGCGCGACCGCGAGACGATAGACAACTAGCTGAATTTATTAGGCGGCAGACCGGCGTAGCCGACCTCAAGGTAGAACTGATCAGTCGGTCGGTTTGGAGGATGAGCCGGCAGGTAGCAGCGCAGTTCAAGCGGGGTCGGATTTTTCTAGTGGGCGACGCCGCCCATCGCTTTCCGCCAACTGGCGGCTTCGGGCTCAATACCGGCGTGCAGGATGCCCACAACCTCGCTTGGAAAATTGCTTTTGTGCTGAAGGGTTTGGCCTCGGGGAACTTGCTCGAAACTTACAACGCCGAGCGCAAGCCGGTGGCGGAGTCGAACGCAGATTTCAGCCTTGGCAATTCGGTTCGCTTCCCGCTCGTCGCCGAGGCGATCCGTTCGGGTAACGCAGACCAGATCGCGTTCCGGATAAATGACGTTGACAACCATCTGCATAGTATCGGCCAAGCGCTCGGGTTCACCTATGAGGACGGCGCAGTAATCCCAGATGGAACAGCGCCAACTGCACACGATACCCGCTACTACCGGCCGACCGACCGGCCCGGTGCGCGTTTTCCACACATGTGGCTCGATCTGACTCGACAGACTTCGACCCTCGACTGGTTCGATCAACAGTTTGTTGTGGTTGCTGGCCCGATGGGCAACGAATGGAAGGAGGCGGGCAAGCGAGTGTCGGAGCGAATCCACCTGCCACTGGGGCTGCACACTCTACCCTCTGCGAATCCCGAAGACGGATTTCAAGTGGGCTTGCGCGGCGCGGTGCTGGTGCGTCCCGACGGCCACGTCGCTTGGAGGATGCCCTGGCTTCCAACCGATCCCGATCGAGAACTGACGCAGGCACTCGCGAGGCTGCTGCGCTGA
- a CDS encoding MSMEG_1061 family FMN-dependent PPOX-type flavoprotein, which yields MSDHRITTEEQLRAIIGSPHSMVQLKVVSELNEITSDFIRRSPFVVLATADREGNQDASPKGDHPGFVAIEDSRTLLIPERSGNKLAFGYRNILRNPHVGIIFMIPGTNETLRINGTAELTSDPAVCQRLTARGAAAKLAIRVHIEQCFFHCAKAFLRSQLWKPETWTPHKIVSFGTQFAAKTGASDDVAKQIDEAIERDYRENL from the coding sequence ATGAGTGATCACCGGATAACGACTGAGGAACAGCTTCGCGCGATCATCGGCAGCCCGCATTCCATGGTCCAGCTCAAGGTGGTGAGCGAGCTCAACGAAATCACGAGCGATTTCATAAGGCGCTCACCGTTCGTCGTGCTTGCGACCGCGGATCGTGAAGGCAACCAAGACGCGTCCCCCAAGGGCGATCATCCCGGGTTCGTCGCGATCGAGGACTCCCGGACTCTGCTCATCCCGGAGCGATCCGGCAACAAGCTCGCGTTTGGCTACCGCAATATCCTGAGGAATCCGCACGTGGGCATCATCTTCATGATCCCGGGCACCAATGAAACGCTGCGCATCAACGGAACCGCAGAACTAACCTCCGATCCCGCGGTATGCCAGCGGCTTACCGCACGAGGAGCGGCGGCCAAGCTCGCCATCCGGGTGCACATCGAGCAGTGCTTCTTCCACTGCGCCAAGGCCTTCCTGCGCTCCCAGCTCTGGAAGCCCGAGACCTGGACTCCGCACAAGATAGTCTCGTTCGGCACACAGTTCGCAGCCAAGACCGGCGCGAGCGACGACGTTGCCAAGCAGATCGACGAAGCGATCGAGCGCGACTATCGGGAGAATCTTTAG
- a CDS encoding RidA family protein, translated as MEKSDVVVPRGQEILYSNFHFAPAVKDKDHLYCSGVIGMGPDGKVSSDPETQFMQAFEGIKGVLEAAGLSFRDVVDITSFHVGLQANMRTFMKAKDRYVSEPYPAWTAIGITELAVPGGLVEVKVIARMRG; from the coding sequence ATGGAAAAGAGTGACGTCGTTGTCCCCAGAGGTCAGGAAATCCTCTACAGCAATTTTCACTTCGCCCCTGCGGTGAAGGACAAGGATCATCTTTATTGTTCCGGCGTGATTGGCATGGGTCCCGACGGAAAGGTGTCGTCCGATCCCGAGACGCAATTTATGCAGGCATTCGAGGGTATAAAGGGAGTGCTCGAGGCTGCCGGGCTTTCCTTCCGTGACGTCGTCGATATCACCTCATTCCATGTCGGCCTGCAGGCGAACATGCGCACGTTCATGAAGGCGAAGGATCGCTACGTGAGCGAGCCATATCCGGCCTGGACTGCAATTGGGATAACCGAGCTCGCGGTGCCGGGCGGCCTCGTCGAAGTCAAAGTGATCGCGAGGATGCGCGGCTAG
- a CDS encoding SDR family oxidoreductase, whose translation MSSDLSDKVALVTGGASGIGRASVLALSGAGAAVAVLDRDRAGADAVVAQVKEAGGRASAIMTDLSQTQRISESVASVLREFGRIDFLINCAGVAGKFQTLLEIDDHNWDFVHTVNLKAPMLLMQQVARHMIDRGGGGRIINISSSSAFRARNSPIAYATSKAAIVQLTRSAAAELGRYDINVNAIAPGITSTAMTQTIGDADALQRVASSGPLENLFHRVSQPEDVAAAVLFLCTSGSRQITGQTIHTSAGAVV comes from the coding sequence ATGAGTTCCGATCTCTCCGACAAAGTGGCGCTGGTGACTGGAGGAGCGTCGGGAATTGGCCGCGCATCGGTTCTGGCGCTGTCAGGCGCCGGTGCAGCGGTCGCTGTGCTCGATCGTGATCGAGCAGGAGCGGACGCGGTTGTCGCTCAGGTCAAAGAGGCAGGCGGACGTGCATCCGCGATCATGACCGATCTCTCACAGACGCAGCGGATCAGCGAGAGCGTCGCGAGCGTGCTCCGGGAGTTCGGACGAATCGATTTTTTGATTAACTGCGCGGGAGTCGCGGGAAAGTTCCAAACCTTACTTGAGATAGACGATCACAACTGGGACTTCGTGCACACCGTAAACCTGAAGGCGCCGATGCTGCTGATGCAGCAAGTTGCGCGTCACATGATCGATCGCGGTGGCGGCGGTCGCATAATCAACATCAGCTCCAGTTCTGCGTTCCGCGCGCGCAACTCGCCGATTGCCTATGCGACCTCGAAGGCCGCCATAGTCCAGTTGACGCGCAGTGCTGCAGCCGAGTTGGGACGCTACGACATCAACGTTAACGCGATCGCGCCGGGAATAACGTCGACCGCGATGACGCAGACGATCGGCGATGCCGACGCGCTGCAGCGCGTCGCCTCGAGCGGTCCGCTGGAGAACCTGTTTCATCGGGTTTCGCAACCCGAAGACGTCGCCGCGGCGGTTTTGTTTCTCTGCACTTCAGGTAGTCGGCAGATTACCGGTCAGACCATCCACACCAGCGCCGGTGCTGTGGTTTGA